aaactcaggttctcaataATGCACTGAAGCACTCTACCCATTGAACCTTCTTCCAAACACTTCACTCTTTCTTCATGTTGGGCCTAAACTTCTGTCTCTTTCCCTATTGaaatttttttgtatatattaagttctgaatttcttttaaagatttttttttcttgttatgaaCATGAGTAaactgttgctgtcctcagacacagctGAAGTGGGTCACAGATGGTTTTTATgctccatgtggttgttgggaattggacttaggacctctgtaagagcagccagcattcttagctgctgagccatctcttcagccccttggttttgttttagaggTAGGGTCTCAGAGTGTAACCTTAACTGTCTTAGAAACTGCTATATTGGCCAGGTTGTTCCAAATGATAAGTTTCACTATCAGACCAAGATTATCTGAGAAGCACACCCATGTGATCTCTGCTCTACTCTCCTGTTTTAATTGGACACAAGGATTTCATAATCTTGTGATATAGCCCAGAGACATAGCATGAGGGAAGTGTTTCTCCACTTCTTTTCTATCCTGACAACCTGGTGAATCCTGCGGCTACTTACATgctattttccctctgaaaatcccagtCTCCTGAGTCTCACAGAGCTCCAGTAAACTGAGCATGGGGGCTCACatgtataatctcagcacttgggaggaagagacacatgaatctctgtgagttcaaggacagcctggtctacacagcagcaAAAATTGCTACACAGcagcaaaaattaaataaaaatgagatcAGAAAGGCTCTCTCATGATCACCTGTCTAACCAGGATCAGTCACCCTGCTCTCAGTGACTATACAAGTCATTTCTCTTAGTATCTCCTGTATCCCCTGAAGACCTTGTTCAGCACATAGACACAGGTCAAAGAACAGAGTTGCAAGCTTTTATTAGAATCAGTCTAAGAGACTGAATGAAGAAGGAACAGTATCAGGAATCCAACTTcaggaaagaaagaggacagGTCAGCAAGATGGCACTTGGATCAGACATGTTGCAAAGATGGGTACCCAAAACACATTAACATCTATTCTCCTAATAGCCTGGAAATATAGTCTAAAATGGAACTTATATTGTCAACTTCATAGTTTGACTGGGATTCTTGGCTGGAAACCATGGCTTCCTGGAAAACAAAAATGCAGAGAGGGACAGTGTTGGCTACAGCCAAGGTATAAGACCTCAGCAGGGCTCCCCAACCACCCACAAAGAAACTGCTTCTCATGCTCATCAAAGAAAATTCCATGCAGTGATTCGTGTCTCCAGTAACAAATTCTGCCTCAAGGGAACTTGATACCACTCACACCCTTCAGGAGGAAGCCTGAAAACCACCATAGCCAGCAGGCAAGAAGGGGAAAAGGTTCTGGAAAGTATGACAGGGGCTAGATCTAGAGCAGGACAGTAGAGCTGAGTATGTGTTTGTTGATGTCTCCCACACCTGAGTACCTCTCTCCAGGCACATTGGCTGTGTAGTCATGTTAAAAATATGTCCTCCATGTAGACTTGTGAGGGGAAAATCATTTTGGATAGCACTGAGGTTTTTCAAGACCTGATACTCAAGTAAAATACTTTGGGAAATAGGGTGAGAGCTGCACTGTTCAAAATATACATCTCTGCATCCAGTTATGCTTGAAACAAGAGAGGACAAGAGACAACAGTAGTGAGCAACTGTAGGCACTCTTTGGGGTCGGAGTGGCATTTTAGACATGGTGGGAGGTTTTGTTATAGCAGAGATGATGCCCCCAGAAATGGGATTCATTGATGGCTGGGGAATAATAGACCCCAGAGATGTTCCAAAATAGACACTGGAGAGAAATTTCAAGCATCTTAGAGTAGAGCTGGGGCTACCAAACCTGTGCAGATGCCACCCCAAGGACTCCCCTGTTCCTACTATTGGTGAGAATCCCATGTTTACCCATCATGTGGGAGTGAACTGCAGGATGGTACAAGGAACAGGCTGGCTGTGtacctggcatgctgctttacataTACTAGGGTGGGCAAGGGATTCAGTTCTCATTTGCAGGTGACATGACATGCAGTAATGGTTGCATTTATCACTGGTACACAGCCTTACAGCATCTGTTGCATGGGTGAGTGGAGGTAGGCAGAAAATTGCCTTAATATGGGTTCCAGAAATATGTTTCTTAATCTTTCCTCTCTGTAGCAGCCCTGGATTTTTTCTAAGGCCACCTTTACCTCTGCAGTAGCATTGAATGTCTGGAGTTCTTGATACAATCTTTTCCCAGAGAGAACACTTGCATAGCCTTTGAAAAAAGGAACACGTGCTTCTGatgcaaacacagagagaaaaatacgGTTAAAAAACAAATGGATGGTCAAAGCAAGACTCGGTGTTCCTTGTAGCATCTACAAATGCCTTAACTGACTTTTCTCATAGTCAAACCCTCCCAAAGGCTTCAGCCTCACAGTAACAACATGGTTTACATGAGATATACGGAACTAGCAGAAAAACATCCATGACTGGACAGACCTTGACATCTGAACTTCACATAAGCCCAACACTTGCCTCAGCTTCAACTGTGCACAAAAGTTCCCTTCGTCATGAGTGTCATCACAAGCACACCTCTGTCTCCACGTCCCACAAACCCAACAATTTTAACTCAGAGCAGAAAGCATCAATTGTCTTCTGCAGCTCCTTGCCTGTGTCCTCCTAAGGATACCTAGGTCTGTCTCAGGGCCCCAGTTAGATATCTCCATGGGACTGAGATGGGGTGAACAAGGGTACCACTCTCACTTGTATGGAAGGTCAGTTCTCCAGTCACCAGCAAGGTCAGCAGAAGAAGTGTCCCCTTCATGGTGAAGAGTGCTAAATGCTCCTCTCACAGCAGATCCTATTCTCTATAAACCATTATAGCTCTGAGCCCAGCCACACCCATCTGCATACATGCCTCCAGGAATTTCAAACACCTTTTGGGCTACAGCCTAGCACCTGTGGATCTCCTTTCATCTTGTATAGAGGTAGCAGCATGGGGGCCCCTTCCACTCTGAAGAACAAACAGCCTGAGACAGCCTGATGTCATCAGTTTCGGGAGTGTTTTTTGTACCTTTGCCAAAGAGGGTTTAGAGCTGATCTTTGCAAGCAGCCCAAGTTCTGAACAAAATGATCTGTGGTCCTGTTTTACTTGTCACCTGTGCTTCATTGTCAAACTCCTTACCTATTTCTTGGTCCCATTGTCCAAGCTACTGAGACCTTTGTATTGGAAGGCATAGAACAAGGAGACACCATCTACCTCTCTGTGACACTCAGCCAGGGTAGTCCCCAGCTCTTTGGCAGTGTGGATATCCTTGGGGGCTTATGATATTTTTGTACCACAAATTGTGCATCACTCCCCAGTTGCTCATTTCTGTTTTCATGTTCACCTTGTCTACTCTCAGCTCTGTTAGGAACCATGTCTTAAAGTGGTTTGAACAGTATTGTCCTTGTGGTGAGAGCAGTGAATCGTAGAGTGAGGTATTCAACCCTGAACATGAACTCTGAGGTCCACAAACTCTCAAGCTACTGTGAACTGCCTCCCTGTAAACTACACTGCTCCACAGGCCACAGGATGTGCTGTGTGTCTAGAGTGTCTCAAGTTCAGAACAACATACTTACCCTAAGGAAGACATTTCCAGCACAGATATGATTGTCAGCTGTGTGTGTTAGTTCATGCTTCTTAAGACATGCAGGTCTTAAATTTATGCTCACCCTGTTTGcagtgtgtgatggttaatctcGATGATCATTCTGACTGGGTTGAATGTTGCCAAAAATCAAATTTCTGAGTGGGTGTTTTTAGGTTTGGTCAACTGAGGTGGGTAGACTGACTTTTATGTGGAAGCATGTACGATGGTTACATATAGGGTAGACAGAGGTAACGAAGCTGAGCAGGTCCATTCatgcatctctgcttcctgattgtagaTGTGACCAACCACGTCAAGTTCCTTCACTGTGCCTAACTGACTGTGATGGACTGTATCTCTTCAAACTGTGATTTGAAATGTTGCTTCTCACCTGGCATTTTGTCACTAGTTTTCTACAACAGTGGCAATAATTTTtttagcatgtgcaaagccctagGGATATCTTACAGCACTGCACACATAAACAGGAGCAAccaaagagatagctcagtgtgcAAATTGCTTATTTTGCAAGCATAAaggccagagttcaaatccctaggacCCATAAGAGTGTTGGCATACATGTCTAATTCCATGTGAGCCTCATGTTCAATAagagacttggtctcaaaaaaTCGTGTGGAAGGAtgttgagatagctcagtgattaaaggtGCAGTGATTGaaggtgaagacctgagttcaaatctcagaaacCACCTGGTAGAGGAACAGAATTAACTACtccaaattgttctctgaccttcacaagcacatgcacacacacacacacacacacacacacacatgcatcttaGTACCACTGtccatacacaggcacatacacaagtacacaaacacatgaacagacATCTAGAAATTTCTGTGGAAACTGGCATGAGAAAGCATGAACAGGCTCCTAATtgacaaatataaaacaatttgaaCAGAAAACCTAAACAACATGATATTGGATTGTACTAGAATTTTGAAATAACCTATAAAACCATGCTGTTGTGAATGGTTTTATGGCATATAAATGAGCATGGATGAAAGTCAgtgttcttacatctcacagaagAATTAGAGAGGATCTGTAGATTTTCTCCTGGGAGTAGaccctccttcagtccttcactgTGAGCTATATGTTCTCAAGAAAGCAGCAGGGTGAGCTTGGGAGACAGGCCAGTCAGTAAAGTAGTTGCTTGTCATACACTCTTGAATCCATGGTTTCCAACCCTCAGAACTTGTGAGGACAGCTAGGCACAAAGTGACCTCTGgtaactccagcaccagagaGCTTACTGGCCAGTCCATCTAGCCA
This Mus musculus strain C57BL/6J chromosome 7, GRCm38.p6 C57BL/6J DNA region includes the following protein-coding sequences:
- the Scgb2b6 gene encoding uncharacterized protein LOC100503242 isoform X1, coding for MKGTLLLLTLLVTGELTFHTSETRVPFFKGYASVLSGKRLYQELQTFNATAEVKVALEKIQGCYREERLRNIFLEPILRQFSEAMVSSQESQSNYEVDNISSILDYISRLLGE
- the Scgb2b6 gene encoding uncharacterized protein LOC100503242 isoform X2, translated to MKGTLLLLTLLVTGELTFHTSETRVPFFKGYASVLSGKRLYQELQTFNATAEEAMVSSQESQSNYEVDNISSILDYISRLLGE
- the Scgb2b6 gene encoding uncharacterized protein LOC100503242 precursor: MKGTLLLLTLLVTGELTFHTKARVPFFKGYASVLSGKRLYQELQTFNATAEEAMVSSQESQSNYEVDNISSILDYISRLLGE